The sequence below is a genomic window from Rudanella lutea DSM 19387.
GTATCGCAGAGCGTTCGGTCGAGCTCTTCAGCATCGTGCACTTCCAGCAAGACTTCCAGCCCAAGCTGATGAGCAAAGTGGCTCAAGTGTCGGACTTCGTCAGACGATAGGCAAGCTGCAATGAGTAACACCAGATCAGCACCCCAGGCCTTAGCCTCGAGCAGCTGGTAGGCATCAATCACAAAGTCTTTGCGTAGAATAGGCGTAAGCGGATTGGCGGTCCGGGCGGCTTGTAAGTCCGCTGGTGTACCACCAAAAAACGGCTCATCTGTCAGTACCGACAAACAAGCCGCTCCGGCCCGAACGTATCCACTCGTAGTTGCAGCTACGTCGGCAGTTCCGTTGATAAGGCCCTTAGAGGGTGATTTTCGTTTGAATTCAGCAATGACTCCGGTGGAATCGGTAGCGCG
It includes:
- the trpC gene encoding indole-3-glycerol phosphate synthase TrpC, which produces MTILDRIITEKRVEVAQRRMQVSEQALATSPLFNRAVNSAVAAIRATDSTGVIAEFKRKSPSKGLINGTADVAATTSGYVRAGAACLSVLTDEPFFGGTPADLQAARTANPLTPILRKDFVIDAYQLLEAKAWGADLVLLIAACLSSDEVRHLSHFAHQLGLEVLLEVHDAEELDRTLCDTVDLVGVNNRNLKTFETSVETSIELIRQIPDSFVRVTESGLHDAQTIHRLRMAGYEAFLIGEAFMKTTAPEVALATLVDQLNKQNSTITN